Proteins found in one Thermodesulfobacteriota bacterium genomic segment:
- a CDS encoding ATP-binding protein, with protein sequence MEDEIRELVKNKERLELVISEEKELSEVRRKLLEKSLKEMEELYASLKEKLEDLKQKDLKIREIAEKLERANKLSLMGEITGAIAHQIKNPLIAIQGFAKRIQDTENLDKIKSYAKIILESAEKLTEVLSRLLEFSRMENPKKEWININRLILDTLGFFEHHLTRFKKIELNLELAENLPDLHVDKIHIQQVLANLLVNAAQAMPDGGPIVIKTGKDDEGVYFAVIDRGKGIPEEVRDKLFEPFYTTKPKNEGTGLGLAICKRLVEANGGRISFETEEGRGTKFFVHFPVGQNSNSIPS encoded by the coding sequence GTGGAAGACGAGATTCGTGAACTAGTAAAAAACAAAGAAAGACTCGAACTAGTCATATCGGAAGAAAAAGAGCTCTCCGAAGTAAGAAGGAAACTATTGGAAAAAAGTCTTAAGGAAATGGAAGAGCTTTATGCCTCACTCAAAGAAAAACTTGAAGATTTAAAGCAAAAAGATTTGAAAATAAGGGAAATCGCTGAGAAACTTGAAAGAGCGAACAAGCTCTCTCTTATGGGAGAAATAACCGGGGCCATAGCGCATCAGATAAAAAATCCTCTTATCGCAATCCAAGGCTTCGCAAAAAGAATCCAGGATACCGAAAACTTGGACAAAATCAAATCCTACGCGAAGATCATACTGGAGTCCGCAGAAAAGCTAACGGAGGTTCTATCAAGACTTTTAGAATTTTCGCGAATGGAGAACCCAAAGAAAGAATGGATAAACATCAATCGGTTAATTTTGGACACACTTGGATTTTTTGAACACCATCTTACACGGTTTAAAAAAATCGAACTTAATCTCGAACTTGCTGAAAACCTTCCGGATCTACATGTCGACAAGATTCATATCCAACAGGTTCTTGCAAATCTTCTAGTGAATGCGGCTCAGGCTATGCCGGATGGAGGGCCTATAGTTATAAAGACCGGTAAGGACGATGAAGGTGTTTACTTTGCCGTGATTGACAGGGGCAAAGGAATTCCGGAAGAGGTGCGAGATAAGTTATTTGAACCTTTTTACACCACTAAGCCCAAAAACGAGGGTACCGGTTTAGGTCTTGCTATCTGCAAAAGGCTTGTGGAGGCAAATGGGGGCCGAATAAGTTTTGAGACCGAAGAAGGCCGCGGTACTAAATTTTTCGTTCATTTCCCTGTGGGTCAGAACTCAAACTCCATACCGTCGTAA